The Candidatus Margulisiibacteriota bacterium nucleotide sequence TGGTGATGACAAGTTCCAGAAAATGTATTCGAAATGATGTTGTAATATTCAAATAAGGATCGTTATGATGCACCTTGTGAAACATCCACAGACAATCAACGCTGTGGCTGGCTTTGTGCCAGAGATACATTAACAAATCGAGCATTAAAAACGATAGGACTGCTTTCCATGCGGGGCTGGATAGAGTGTTTAGCAATCCTTTATCTGAATAGCGTTCGGCAATTACTAATAAAGATGAAGCCGACACTATCGACATTGCTATACTGTTAACAAAAAACAGGCTAATGTTTGTTTTATAGGACTGACGCAAGTGTTTTCTTGGCAGTTTTTCCCTTGGCGTTTGGAATTCAAGGGTGGACAGTATGGCAAAAACCATGAGTAGAGTTAATGCCAGTACTTCTCCTGGCACCATCGTCGGCCATCTGAAATTGAATTCAAGTAAAGTAGTTAGGCTTATCATTGTCTTTTCCTCGCTATAAAGCTGATATACACAATAATCTTAAGTAATGTTGATGACAAAAGGCTTCTTTCTAGTGTCGTCTTTACTTAAATTTATGAGTATCAACCAATAAAAATACCTGACAACTTAAATGAGTTGTTTTTGATTCATCCGGTGATTCAAGCTCACTTAATTCCATCTTGCTTTAAATGTCGGCAAGTTCTGCGCCATAAAGTCGACAGGTTGCTTTGAAGTATTGATTAAAACCCCTGTAGGCCCTAATGAGCAAGGGCTTTAGCTGTTGAATATCTATTTGAAAGCGGGAGTCGAGTTTTTGTCGTCTGGAAAAACATGTGTTTTGAACGGCTAAAATGTATCAATTAAGTGCAATTATTTCAATATTGTGCACCAATATTGTATTTAATTATTGTTTCTCAAAAATATACATATTGTCATTATATCGTGATTCCTTAAAAGAAATTTTTTTTACGGCAGTTTGTCGTGGCTGGAAATATCGTAGTGCGATTTTTATTTTTTATAAAGCGATATTATTAGATGCTAATATCGAATTAATAAATAAGAAGACCTTATTTTCTATTCATGCAACAAAGCTATTTAAATCTCTTCTGGAACTTCATTAAGAACGAATCCAGAAAGGTTGTTGGTAGTGTGTCAAGCATAACCATTGAAGGAGTCAATTTAGAGACAGCAATGTGTAACGGTTTCGTGGCAAATTGACTAACCGCGTTAGCTGGATAGATGCCGTCTTAAAATCCAAAAATCAAGGTTCATATCTCCGCTCGCCATTTGCGTCACTCGCCACTGTGTTTGGCATTAATCAGGAAACGGTAACCCTTCGGGACGACGGTAATGCCGGATTCCGAGACAGTGAAGCGGGCTGCATCGGTGGTGGAGTCAAACCCAATCCGCTCGTCAGGCGGAATATGCACGTTTTTGTCGACGATGCAGCGTTTCAAGTGCACACCGGCTCCAATATGTACCCCGTCAAACAAGATCGAATCTTCGACGACGGCATTTTCATCCGCCTGGACTTGAGTGAACAAGATCGAACGTCTGATGGTACCACCGGAAACAACGGTGCCGGTGCCGAGCAGAGAATTGATAACTTGCCCTTCCTGTCCGAAAGATCCAGGAGCCATGCGAGCTGGCGGGTTTTGTCCGTGGTACGTGCGGATGGGCCAGCCGGGCTGATACAGGTCCAGCGGCGGAACCTGCGCGAGAAGATCCATGTTCGTCGCGTAATATGAATCAATTGTGCCGACATCGCGCCAGTACTTATCCTGCGTTACGCGCCCAGTTTCTCCGCCGAACCGGTAAGCACATACGCAATGCGTCTCAATGAGTCGTGGGATAATGTCCTTGCCGAAATCATGGTTTGACGCGGTAAGGCAGTGGTCGGCTTGCAGTTCGTGACTGAGCAAGTCCATGTTGAAAATATAGATACCCATGGATGCCAGCGCGCGGTGCGGGTCGTTCGGCAGGGGCTTGGGATGTTTCGGCTTCTCGTCGAACGCACGAATTCGCTGTGCGTCATCCACTGACATGATACCAAAAGAGCTGGCACTGGCAAGTGACACAGGCATGCAAGCAATCGTTAGCCCCGCTCCCTGGTCACGGTGAAACTGGAGCATTGCGGCATAATCCATCCTATAGATGTGGTCTCCGGACAGAATTACCACATAGGTGGCATTGCTACGCTCAAGCAGGTACAGGTTCTGGCGGATGGCATCGGCTGTCCCGGAGTACCAAGATTCGTCGGTTCGCATCTGTGGCGGCACGAGCGTAATGTATTCGGAGATTTCCGGGTTGAAGATAGACCAGCCATCACGCAGATGCTTTTGTAGTGAGTGCGACTTGTATTGAGTCAGTACCAGCACACGTCTCAAGCCAGAGTGTAGGCAGTTAGACAGTGTAAAGTCGATGATCCGATAATTGCCGCCGAATGGCACAGCTGGCTTTGCCCGGTCGGCCGTCAGTGGATGCAGCCGCGAACCCACGCCGCCGGCCAGTATGATGGTCAGGGTTTTATTGAGCATCCGTTACCTCGTCAATTCGATCGATAAGCATGAGGTTTTCCTTTTGGAGTGAGGCTGCCCCGTCGATTAGTTTCCTCGCAGCGTGCGTTCCCGTATGACTGAATTCCAATCCCTCCGCGATTTCGAACGATAAGATTTCTGTTTGTCGGCATGGTCTAAAATGTTTTTCCTCTATTCTCGAGTGGGAGAGCCTTGAAGTCTTATTATCCATGATTATTTTGTAAGAGAATCTACACTGAATTCAAGTAATTAGAGTTTATGTGGCAGTTCTTCAAGCCTGAGAAATCCATTATTAGTCTTCCTGAAGTCGGACGGAGCAATATACCCCGCCCTGTTTAGGTTGAATGTCGATTTTCACTATAGCTCCAGTTAAACACTATTTATGTTCATTGTCCTTAAAATGCGATTCAATGGAACACATATACAGTAGCAGGACGTAGGAAAGTATAAAAGCAACCATGATTTTCTCCTCAAGTATGTGAAAAACAATAGTGCCGGGTATTTACCTCCGACAATAAAGGATCAGCATTATTTACGCCAATACCTTACTGTATTACTTGGTTATTGCTAGCCCACGGCAGACGTGCTCTTCCAACCTGTACCCAATAATGGTATCCCTGGATGTTCAGAAAAAGTGAACCAAAATAGTATTTTAGTCTGCTAGCACGCATTAAATCAGTGCACTCAGAAACTGATCATTTTTAGAATGCAAGCCAGAGTGCGACGAGAGGTGCGATATTCAGCATGATGATCCCAATTTTGTAGAGGGCCATGCTAGCGTAGTGGCACTGCCCGTGACGGTCGCGTCCCGCTGGCTGGCGAAATTGCTGCAATGCCTGGGCTGATCCCCCCGACTCGCCGCCGTCTGTCTGGTGGTCGAGCCGGTGGACATGTGCCTCGACGCGGACGGCCTGTCCCGAACTGAAGCCGACTGGCTGCTTACCGCTGCTGAGCGGATATTAGATGTGGAAGCGCCACTACTGTCCGAAGGGGTCGGGTGCTGACGCAAGCGTGTCCCGATAGCTGTCGTTAATCTTGACGCGCAACTCACGGTCATTACCTGACGGTGGACCCACGCTATTTTTAGCGCACTTTATTTAACATAACGCCTGCTTATCCGAAGCCGGTTTGTAAACGCAATTTTGAAATGTCCTACATGAGTGTTGGCGCAGCAATGCATTCGCTGCGAGACAGGAGTCGAGTAGTCCCCAGAAGCGATAGTGCATGTGTTTTCACGAAGCGTTTTTTGCGTAGTGAAAATGCAGGCTTTACGAAATCGCGTCGAGTCATTGGGATGATGTGAGCTATCCCCTTGCTGGGTAGCGAACGAGAGACTCAGGACGGCTGGGGCAGCCGCAGGCATTAGCGGTCGCGTGATTTTTGCCGCTTGTTGGGCAGGGATGCCCAAAAAAGCTTTCGCAAAAATAGCGACTCCCCGCAATTCAAACTGCTTACCCTATTTCTCTGTCTGTGCTGGATTCACGATGCGAGGCACTATAAAAAACTCAAACCCTTCGTGCCTAGTCACCAGCAAGCTTTAGCCGACTTCCGAAGTCTGTATTGGGCTTATTACACCGCGTTACTCAAGTATAAGCTTGAGCCGACACCGGATAAAAAAGAGGTGCTTTCAAAGCGATTTGATGAGCTCTTCTCAGCCACCACGGACTATGAAGAGCTGAATGATCGTATCGCTAAAACGCTAGCCAAAAAGGCAGAGTTACTGCAGGTATTGGAACTTCCTCAGTTACCGTTGCATAACAATGCAGCCGAGCTTGGCGCAAGAGTGCAGGCGCGTGCGCGTGATGTAAGCTTTCAAACCCGAAGCGAAAAGGGAACGAAGATAAAAGACACCTTTATGACAATTAATCAGACCGCCAAAAAATTAGCCGTGAGCTTTTACGATTACGTTTATGATCGCGTGTCTGGGCGATTCGAACTTCCCTCTTTGGCAGATTTAATTACTCAAAAAGCGCAAACCTTGCAGGTTTGATGTTGGTTTTCCCCTGGAATTTAAAGTAGATACCTGGAAACCGCCGCCCAGGAAACGGTCCGCTGCCAAAAAGTAGTCGCCGAAGACGGGCAAGAAGTTCGGCTCTATTGCCATTCACCCGGTCGTGAACAAAAGGAACAGGCCATGGCGGAACGCTTCGCCAGTCGTTTTGAAGCCGGACTTGACGCCTTAAACGATGGGCTGCAGCGTCCCCGCACCGAAAAACGCCCGGATAAATTGTGGGAACGGATCGGCCGCCTGAAAGAAAAACAGCACGGTATCGGTCAGCATTATCAAATCGACTTGCAAACCGATGAGAGCGGCGAAAAAGCCCTAAGCATCACTTGGCAAAAACACAGTGTGCCGGGCTCTTATGTGGATCTCCCGGGAGTCTATTGCCTGCGCAGTAACCAATGCCAATGGTCGGAAGAACAGCTATGGCGCACCTATATGATGCTCACTGACCTCGAAGCCGTGTTTCGCTGCTTCAAAAGCGATCTGGGTTTTCGGCCTATCTTTCATAGTAAAGAAGAGCGGGCTGACAGTCACCTGTTCATCACCGTATTGGCCTATCAGTTGGTCCAGCTTATTCGTCGCAGTCTGAAAGAGAGCGGCATTAATGCCAACAGCAGTTGGCGCACATTACGTGAAATCATGCGCACTCAATGCCGGGTAACCGCCAGTTTCCGTCGTGCTGATGGCAAAGCGCTGCATGTTCGCAAAGCCACCCGTGCGGAACCGGAGCAAATGGCTATTTATCGTGCGTTAAAAGTGAATCCAGCACCCGGAGGTATCAGCAAAACTATTGTCTAAAAAACTGAGAATAGACTCTATTTTTCAGGGTGTAGTGCCACACGAAGATTTTTTATAACACAAGATATTGTTTTTTAATTGATATTAATTGTGTGTGTTAAATATGGGTTAGGAATACCAGCCATTGCGGACAAGCTACTGCAACTTGCAGTGGCGAAGATATTGGCAGCCATCTACGAGCAAGACTTTCTATCTTGCAGTTATGGATACCGACCTGAAATGAGCGCTCATAAAGCCGTCAAAGACTTAACGGGCGAACTTAATTCAAAGAAGTATCATGCTGTAGTCGAAGCCGACATTAAAGGCTTCTTCAACGCCATAAGCCATGACTTCTTAATAGACATGCTAAGCAAGCGAATAGATGACGGTCCTTTTATAAACCTTATCCGCAAATGGTTGAAAGCAGGCATATTGGAAACAGATGGGCAGGTGGTACACCCATTGACGGGGACCCCG carries:
- a CDS encoding sterol desaturase family protein: MISLTTLLEFNFRWPTMVPGEVLALTLLMVFAILSTLEFQTPREKLPRKHLRQSYKTNISLFFVNSIAMSIVSASSLLVIAERYSDKGLLNTLSSPAWKAVLSFLMLDLLMYLWHKASHSVDCLWMFHKVHHNDPYLNITTSFRIHFLELVIT
- the glgC gene encoding glucose-1-phosphate adenylyltransferase: MLNKTLTIILAGGVGSRLHPLTADRAKPAVPFGGNYRIIDFTLSNCLHSGLRRVLVLTQYKSHSLQKHLRDGWSIFNPEISEYITLVPPQMRTDESWYSGTADAIRQNLYLLERSNATYVVILSGDHIYRMDYAAMLQFHRDQGAGLTIACMPVSLASASSFGIMSVDDAQRIRAFDEKPKHPKPLPNDPHRALASMGIYIFNMDLLSHELQADHCLTASNHDFGKDIIPRLIETHCVCAYRFGGETGRVTQDKYWRDVGTIDSYYATNMDLLAQVPPLDLYQPGWPIRTYHGQNPPARMAPGSFGQEGQVINSLLGTGTVVSGGTIRRSILFTQVQADENAVVEDSILFDGVHIGAGVHLKRCIVDKNVHIPPDERIGFDSTTDAARFTVSESGITVVPKGYRFLINAKHSGE
- a CDS encoding transposase yields the protein MLGRDAQKSFRKNSDSPQFKLLTLFLCLCWIHDARHYKKLKPFVPSHQQALADFRSLYWAYYTALLKYKLEPTPDKKEVLSKRFDELFSATTDYEELNDRIAKTLAKKAELLQVLELPQLPLHNNAAELGARVQARARDVSFQTRSEKGTKIKDTFMTINQTAKKLAVSFYDYVYDRVSGRFELPSLADLITQKAQTLQV
- a CDS encoding transposase gives rise to the protein MAERFASRFEAGLDALNDGLQRPRTEKRPDKLWERIGRLKEKQHGIGQHYQIDLQTDESGEKALSITWQKHSVPGSYVDLPGVYCLRSNQCQWSEEQLWRTYMMLTDLEAVFRCFKSDLGFRPIFHSKEERADSHLFITVLAYQLVQLIRRSLKESGINANSSWRTLREIMRTQCRVTASFRRADGKALHVRKATRAEPEQMAIYRALKVNPAPGGISKTIV
- a CDS encoding reverse transcriptase domain-containing protein; protein product: MCVKYGLGIPAIADKLLQLAVAKILAAIYEQDFLSCSYGYRPEMSAHKAVKDLTGELNSKKYHAVVEADIKGFFNAISHDFLIDMLSKRIDDGPFINLIRKWLKAGILETDGQVVHPLTGTPQGGITTPQTQKITLNLSGRLNSAAQIH